The DNA sequence ACTTTGAGGATATCGGCGGAGACTTCGACCGGGCTTTTCGGGCCCTGCACGGTGTCGATGAACGGCATATGCGATTCACCGCCGACAAAGCGGTACGGCAGTTGATCGCCCAATTGCTTGACGTCGGACAGACCACGACCCATCAAGCGCTTGACCGAAAGCACGGTATTCAGGGGATCGGAGGACGCAGCCAGTTTGGCTGACTCGCCGACTTCGACGCGATCGGCGTGATAACGCACGGCGGAAGGCAGGATGACCCGCCCTTCGGCGTCGGCCAGCGGCTCGGAAAGACCACTGCGCAACGCAGCAACCAGCGAATTGGTAGTGCCCAAGTCGATCCCCACAGCCAGACGACGCTGGTGCGGTTGAGGACTTTGGCCGGGTTCGGCGATCTGCAGTAGGGCCATCGTGATCAGGACTTATCTGTATATCAGGCGTGCGACCGGAGCGGCACTGGGTTAATCGTCGAGGCGCTCTTCTAACTGGCGCACTTCGTAGGTGAGCTTGTCGAGGAACTGCATGCGCCGCATCAGGCGTTCGGCCTGTTCGCGTTGCGCTGCATCATCCCAACAGGCTGCGAAGCTTTCGTTGAGCTCTTCCTGGGCGGTTTTCAGGCGACGCTTGAAAGCCGCGACACCGTCCAGGTCGGCACTGTCCTGCAGATCTTCGAGCTCTTCGCGCCATTGCATCTGCTGCAGAAGAAACTCGGGATCGTGGACGGTGACTTCCATCGGCACTTCATGCCCGCTGATGGTCAGCAGGTAGCGTGCACGCTGGGCCGGACTCTTGAGCGTCTGGTAGGCATCGTTGAGCCGTGCAGACTGCTCGAGCGCCGAGCGCTGCTCGCGCTCGGAAGCATCGGCAAAGCGGTCAGGATGAACGCCGCGCGCCAGCTCGCGATAGCGCGTGGCCAACTGCTCGAGATCCAGACGAAAGCCCGGTTGCAGCTCGAATAAAGCGAAATGACAAGGAATACCCACGACAAGCCTCAGATGTTGAAGCTTTCGCCGCAGCCACATTCACCGCGTACGTTGGGGTTGTTGAACTTGAAGCCTTCGTTCAACCCTTCCTTGACGAAGTCGAGCTCGGTGCCGTCGAGGTAGGCCAGACTTTTCGGGTCGATGATCACTTTCTCGCCGTGACTTTCGAACACTTGATCTTCTGCAACCACCTCGTCGACAAACTCCAGCACGTAGGCAAGGCCGGAACAGCCCGTGGTGCGAACACCCAGACGAATCCCTTCACCCTTGCCGCGCCCGTCGAGGGAGCGCCGCACGTGTCGAGCAGCCGCTTCTGTCATGCTGATAGCCATCGTTGACTCCTTACTCGTCGCCCAATGCTTAGATCAAGCCTTTCTTCTGCTTGTAGTCGCGAACGGCCGCCTTGATGGCGTCTTCAGCGAGAACCGAGCAGTGGATTTTCACTGGCGGCAGGGCCAGTTCTTCGGCCAACTGAGTGTTCTTGATGGTTTCAGCTTCGTCCAGGGTCTTGCCCTTCATCCACTCAGTGGCGAGGGAGCTGGAGGCAATAGCCGAACCGCAGCCGTAGGTCTTGAACTTGGCGTCTTCGATAACGCCCTGATCGTTGACCTTGATTTGCAGACGCATCACGTCGCCGCACGCCGGAGCGCCGACCATGCCGGTGCCGACATCCGGGTCTTCGGCATTCATCTTGCCGACGTTACGCGGGTTTTCGTAGTGGTCGATGACCTTTTCGCTGTAAGCCATGATTCTCAATCCTCACTCATCAGGGCCGCTCTTGAGACCCTGCAACTGCGCTGCGCAAACCGCCGCGTCGCTACAGGATCTGTATCCGGCGGCTTCTATATTTAGTGTGCCGCCCACTCGATCTTCGAGATATCGACGCCGTCTTTGTACATGTCCCACAGCGGCGACAGAGCGCGCAGCTTGGTAACGGCCTCGCAGACTTTCTGCGCGGCGT is a window from the Pseudomonas gozinkensis genome containing:
- the iscU gene encoding Fe-S cluster assembly scaffold IscU — encoded protein: MAYSEKVIDHYENPRNVGKMNAEDPDVGTGMVGAPACGDVMRLQIKVNDQGVIEDAKFKTYGCGSAIASSSLATEWMKGKTLDEAETIKNTQLAEELALPPVKIHCSVLAEDAIKAAVRDYKQKKGLI
- the iscA gene encoding iron-sulfur cluster assembly protein IscA, whose translation is MAISMTEAAARHVRRSLDGRGKGEGIRLGVRTTGCSGLAYVLEFVDEVVAEDQVFESHGEKVIIDPKSLAYLDGTELDFVKEGLNEGFKFNNPNVRGECGCGESFNI
- the hscB gene encoding co-chaperone HscB, yielding MGIPCHFALFELQPGFRLDLEQLATRYRELARGVHPDRFADASEREQRSALEQSARLNDAYQTLKSPAQRARYLLTISGHEVPMEVTVHDPEFLLQQMQWREELEDLQDSADLDGVAAFKRRLKTAQEELNESFAACWDDAAQREQAERLMRRMQFLDKLTYEVRQLEERLDD